A window of Paenibacillus phoenicis genomic DNA:
CTCCTGCGGCACATAGCCGATCCAGCTGTGCAGCCGTTTCAAGGCAATCTGCTGAATCGGCACGCCGGAGATGGTCAGCTCGCCGCTGCCCACCGGATATTCATGCAGCAGTTGCTTCAGCAGGGTGGATTTCCCGCTGCCGGTACGGCCGACGATGCCCAGCGTCTCGCCGCGTTTAATCGTTAAGTTAATATGCTCAAGATTATTGATCGTTGAAGTCGGATAACGGAAGGTCACATCTTTGAACTCGATTGTTTCCGGTTTTTCTACCGAAATCGGGTTCGGAAGGTCCTCGACATCCGGCTTTTCGTTTAACGTTTCGTTGACGCGGTCCAGCGAAGCGCCGCCGCGCTGCATGATGTTGATCAGCTCGCCGATCGCAAACATCGGCCAAATCATCATCCCCAGGTACATGTTAAAGGTTACGAGATCGCCCAGCGTCAGTTCATTTTGAAAGACGAGATAAATGCCGTACGTGAGTCCAATGGCATAGCTGAGTCCAACACATAAGCGGATCGTTGGTTCAAAATAAGCGTCAACTTTGGCCACCGCCAAATTTTTCTTGTAAACGTCATCCGTGATCTCCGCGAAACGCTTCTCATCATTACGCTCTTGTACATAGGCGCGAATGACACGGATCCCGGCGACCGACTCCAGCACCTGGTCGTTCATGTCCCCGAAGGCATCCTGGGCCAAGGTGTAGCGCTCATGGATGATTTTTCCATAAATCTTCATCGCCAAGGCGATAAAAGGGAGCGGGATGATCGCCGCCAACGTCAGCTTCCAGCTGATCAGCGTGCTCATGGCCAGGAAAATGACCGTGAGGTACGCCGTCGAGTCGGTCAGCGTCAGCATCCCGAAACCAGCGGTTGTCGCCACCGACCGCAAATCGTTGGTCGCCCGGGCCATCAGGTCGCCGGTGCGGCTCCGCTCGAAGAACGGCGGCGTCATCCGCAGCAGATGGCTCATGAACCGGGTGCGGAGCAGCCGCTCCACGAGGTTCGAGCCTCCGAACAGGGAATGCATCCATATGTACGTAATGAGATAGATGAAGATCAGTACGCCGATAATGAGCAAAATATATTGGGTTAACGATGCCCAAGTGACCGTGCCGGCCACGATTTCATCGATGGCGCTGCCGAGCAGCCGCGGCGGTGCTAGTTCTACGATGCCCACAAAGATGAGCAGGAACAAGCCGATGATGTACCGCCTTTTTTCCCGTTTGAAAAACCAACCTAAATTTTTTAAAACCGAAAACATAGTGGGGTTTCCTCCTTTGAATTCCCGATTGCCTAACTTGCCGGAGAACCTCTACAAGTGTCCGAAACCTGCCAAAAACCGCAAAAAGGCATATCGTCCGAAAACGATATGCCTTAAAACCATAACATATGTCGCGTCCGTTACTTATGATAAGCAACCTCCGCGTGTATGATATCACGTTTACCCAATAACTGGAAAATAAGCCAAAGGGGCGGTTATCGCATGAGATGAACCAATCCTGCAGGGGTTGCTCCGGTATTTAGTTGTGTGTTGGGATGCGCATGAAGATACACTGACATAAGATTAACTTTAAACACCGTGCTTCACCCTTTCTTGAATGGTAATTATTTGAAATGCGATCTCGTATGTTCCCGATTTTAGCATCGTGCCAAAGAAGATGTCAAACATTAATTTTTTTCAGTAACTATCCAATGCCTCCTAACGGCTCGAACAAAGGTTTGGCTTTTGGCCCGGTATCGACTACAATAAAAGGGAAGATGGTGTGGTACGGAACGTTGTTCAGTTTCACTTGGAGCACCAAGAAGGTTGAATAGAAAGAGGAGGGAGAAACGATCATGATTCATGTGAGCAGCGAAGCCGCAGCGTGGTTTAAGAAGGAGCTGGGACTACAGGAAGGTCAGGCAGTACGCTTCTTTGCGCGCTATAGCGCGGGAGGCAAGCTGCATCCGGGCTTCTCGCTGGGGATCGACGTTGATCAACCCGTATCCCCGGGGATCAAATCCGAAGTCGAGGGCATTACGTTCTACATGGAAGACCAGGATTTGTGGTATCTGGATGGATATCACCTCAACGTGACCTATGATCCGCAATTGGGTGACATTGAATATGAGTACGAGGTTGCGGCACCTAATTAAGCCAAGACAATAAACGCAAGAACAAAAAGGCCCGTCCATTCACGGGCCTTTTCCTTTGAAGGATCAGACGGACGGGCGCGGGCCCGTCAATCGTCAAATAATGCTGTCTTCCATCGCAAATTCAAAATCGCCGATATCGTATACCTGCACCGGCACCTCGGCTTCGATGATCCGCCGGATCAGCTCCAGCTGATCGGTCAGGATTGGCACGTTCTCCCGATGGGCAGTCAGTACGATCTCCGTTTCGATCGGATCGAGGAACTCCCCGTATTGCTCGTTGTCCACCGCGTTCACCACGGTCCAGGTGACATGATCACCGAATAAGATCGAAGGACTCTTAGCCCAAGGAATGGTGAGTGCCCGCTCCAGCTTCTTGCGGTTCAGCGGTTCTTCGAGGTAAGCGATCAATTCGCTGATTTTCTGCTTCACGTGCATATCGTCGACGGGGTCGTTCATCAGCGGCTCGGGACTGTTTTGAAATTCATAAAGCTCCATGACGGTGTTGTAAGGTACAATATATTCCACAGGCGCACCCGGCACCAGCAATTCACCATATATCGCCACCATCACGGCTTCGATCACAAATCGGCGTGACATGGTCATCCTCCTAAAACGGCCTGTAACTCATTGCTGCCTTAAGTATCTTACGACAACTCAATTTATTAAGGAGTATACCATAACCAGTTAATAAATTCAGCTTTGCCGCACGAAAATCGGCTTTCATCTACGGGAAGGGGGAAGTGGCGAATGACAGCAAACATGGAGAAAGAAACTTTCGGACTCTCTCAGCGAACGCTGCGCTGGGTA
This region includes:
- a CDS encoding HesB/YadR/YfhF family protein, with translation MIHVSSEAAAWFKKELGLQEGQAVRFFARYSAGGKLHPGFSLGIDVDQPVSPGIKSEVEGITFYMEDQDLWYLDGYHLNVTYDPQLGDIEYEYEVAAPN
- a CDS encoding ABC transporter ATP-binding protein codes for the protein MFSVLKNLGWFFKREKRRYIIGLFLLIFVGIVELAPPRLLGSAIDEIVAGTVTWASLTQYILLIIGVLIFIYLITYIWMHSLFGGSNLVERLLRTRFMSHLLRMTPPFFERSRTGDLMARATNDLRSVATTAGFGMLTLTDSTAYLTVIFLAMSTLISWKLTLAAIIPLPFIALAMKIYGKIIHERYTLAQDAFGDMNDQVLESVAGIRVIRAYVQERNDEKRFAEITDDVYKKNLAVAKVDAYFEPTIRLCVGLSYAIGLTYGIYLVFQNELTLGDLVTFNMYLGMMIWPMFAIGELINIMQRGGASLDRVNETLNEKPDVEDLPNPISVEKPETIEFKDVTFRYPTSTINNLEHINLTIKRGETLGIVGRTGSGKSTLLKQLLHEYPVGSGELTISGVPIQQIALKRLHSWIGYVPQEQILFSKTVRQNIQFGCPGASDEKILEAIRTAAFDQDLGTLSDGLDTLVGEKGVALSGGQKQRVSLARAFIADPELLILDDALSAVDARTEARIIENIRRKRAGKTTLISTHRLSAIEHADWIVVLEKGKIIEEGTHDMLLQLGGWYREQYERQQVESNLTDGEVS